The Pan troglodytes isolate AG18354 chromosome 7, NHGRI_mPanTro3-v2.0_pri, whole genome shotgun sequence genome has a window encoding:
- the TMEM70 gene encoding transmembrane protein 70, mitochondrial isoform X2: MLFLALGRPWAVELPLCGRRTALCAAAALRGPRASVSRASSSSGPSGPVAGWSTGPWGAARLLRRPGRAQIPVYWEGYVRFLHTPSDKSEDGRLIYTGNMARAVFGK, encoded by the exons ATGCTGTTTCTGGCGTTGGGCCGCCCGTGGGCGGTCGAACTGCCTCTCTGCGGAAGGAGGACTGCATTGTGTGCGGCCGCCGCGCTCCGAGGTCCCCgggcctctgtctcccgggcgtCCTCCAGCAGCGGGCCTTCGGGGCCGGTAGCCGGCTGGAGTACGGGGCCTTGGGGAGCCGCGCGCCTTCTCCGGCGTCCGGGTCGAGCGCAG ATCCCTGTTTATTGGGAAGGATATGTTCGATTCTTACATACGCCATCTGACAAATCAGAAGATGGAAGGCTAATTTATACTGGCAATATGGCCCGAGCAGTGTTTGGTAAGTAA
- the TMEM70 gene encoding transmembrane protein 70, mitochondrial isoform X1, which translates to MLFLALGRPWAVELPLCGRRTALCAAAALRGPRASVSRASSSSGPSGPVAGWSTGPWGAARLLRRPGRAQIPVYWEGYVRFLHTPSDKSEDGRLIYTGNMARAVFGVKCFSYSTSLIGLTFLPYIFTQNNAISESVPLPVQIIFYGIMGSFTVITPVLLHFITKGYVIRLYHEATTDTYKAITYNAMLAETSTVFHQNDVKIPDAKHVFTTFYAKTKSLLVNPVLFPNREDYIHLMGYDKEEFILYMEEASEEKRHKDEK; encoded by the exons ATGCTGTTTCTGGCGTTGGGCCGCCCGTGGGCGGTCGAACTGCCTCTCTGCGGAAGGAGGACTGCATTGTGTGCGGCCGCCGCGCTCCGAGGTCCCCgggcctctgtctcccgggcgtCCTCCAGCAGCGGGCCTTCGGGGCCGGTAGCCGGCTGGAGTACGGGGCCTTGGGGAGCCGCGCGCCTTCTCCGGCGTCCGGGTCGAGCGCAG ATCCCTGTTTATTGGGAAGGATATGTTCGATTCTTACATACGCCATCTGACAAATCAGAAGATGGAAGGCTAATTTATACTGGCAATATGGCCCGAGCAGTGTTTG gTGTGAAATGTTTCTCTTATTCTACGAGTCTGATTGGACTTACATTTCTGCCATACATTTTTACACAAAATAATGCTATTTCTGAAAGTGTGCCTCTGCCTGTTCAAATAATATTCTATGGCATCATGGGAAGCTTTACGGTGATCACCCCAGTGCTGCTTCACTTTATTACAAAAGGCTATGTCATTCGATTGTACCATGAGGCCACAACAGACACTTATAAAGCCATTACGTACAATGCTATGCTTGCAGAAACGAGTACAGTGTTTCACCAGAATGATGTGAAGATTCCAGATGCTAAACatgtatttaccacattttatgCTAAAACAAAATCACTGTTAGTTAATCCAGTGCTCTTTCCAAACCGTGAAGACTATATCCATCTAATGGGTTATGACAAAGaagaatttattttgtatatggaAGAAGCCAGTGAAGAGAAACGGCATAAAGATGAGAAATGA